The following nucleotide sequence is from Triticum dicoccoides isolate Atlit2015 ecotype Zavitan chromosome 7B, WEW_v2.0, whole genome shotgun sequence.
GACCAGATGGCCCTGTAGAATCAACTAGTGATATGATGGATATTGTTGTTGATTACTACAAGACCCTATTTGGCAAGGAAGATACCCTAGATATTTCTTTGGATGAAGATTTTTGGGACCCTTCTGAAAAAGTTTCTGAGGATCACAATAAGATCCTAGAAACTGATATCACTGAAGAAGATGTGAGGAAGACAGTTTTTGGGTCCTATGCTGAGGGGGCTCCAGGCCCTGATggttttcctttccttttctaCCAACATTTCTGGTCAACCATTAAAGATGACCTTATGTTGTTGGTGGAGGCTTGGAATCAGGGGTCTTTAGATTTATATAGATTGAATTTTTATTTGTTAACTCTCATCCCAAAGGAACCTGGGGCTGACACCATTCAAAAATTTAGACCAATTGCTTTGTCCAATTGTAGCTTCAAAATTTTTGCTAAGTGTTTGGCCAATCAACTAGGGGACATTGGGGATGATATTATTTCACAAAACCAAACTGCTTTTATTAAAGGCAGATATATTGTTGAAAGTGTGGTGACAGCTCATGAAATTATTCATGATGGTGTGACACATGACAAAGAAGGGTTTATCTTTAAGTTAGACTATGAGAAGGCATATGATAGAGTTAGTAAAGAGTTCCTATTGAAAGTTATGTATCAAAGGGGTTTTAGCCCCAAGTGGATGAGGAAAGTTGAATCCATTTTGTACAAAGGTTCAGTGGGAGTTAGGATCAATGATTGTAACAGTGAGTTTTTTGAGACTTTTAAAGGTGTGAGACAGGGTGACCCTGCCTCCCCTCTGCTCTTTAACCTAGTAGTAGATGTGTTTAGTAGGATGCTTAATAAAGCAGCAAAGAGTAACATGTTGACTGGGTTGATGACCAATCTATTTCCACAGGGGGTAACAAGtctgcaatatgcagatgataccctcCTCTTTATTGATAACAACCTGGTCTCAGCTAGAAATTTAAAATGGCTCCTATCCTGCTTTGAACATATGTCTGGGCTTAGAATAAACTTTCATAAATGTGATCTAATCCCTATTAATGTTCAAGAGGAGGAAACCCATAAGGTAGCTCAAGCCCTGTCCTGTGGTTTGGGGTCCTTTCCTCTCAAATATTTGGGTTTTCCCCTTCATTACACCAAGTTGAGGAGGGAAGATCTACAACCAGTAATTGATAAGGTGTTGAAGAGGGCTGCTGGCTGGAGAGGTAGATTATTAGGTTATGAGAAGAAGTTGGTTCTAGTTCAATCTTGTTTAGCTAGTATTCCCACCTATCTGATGAGCATGATCAAATTCCCCAAATGGGATGTCAATTTGATCAACTCGCAGATGGCCCACTGCTTTTGGGACAATTATGAGGGTCACCATAAGTACCATCTTGCCAACTGGGGCTTGGTGACCCAGAAAAAACAATTTGGAGGCTTAGGGATTCCCAATATTGCTGAGATGAACTTAAGTCTACTAGCCTCCTGGGTTTATAAATTTCATAATGGTGATAGTAAGATGTGGAAGCAGATTGTTGGCTTTAAATATAGAGCCAATAATCCCAATATATTCTCCTGCCCTGATTCTAACTCTTCCCCTTTTTGGAAAGGGGTGTTATGGGCTGCTAAAGCAGCCAAGCAAGGGTATCAATGGAAGGTGGGCAATGGGAAGAGAGTTAAATTTTGGGAAGATCATTGGTTTGGGTCCTGTAGCTTGGCTATTCAGTTTTGGGAATTGTATGGTATTGCTAATGAGCATAATCAAGCTATTGCTGACCTTTGGGATGGCAGTAACCTTAAGATCACTTTTAGGAGATGTTTTGATAACAGATTGCTTCTCCTGTGGTATGACCTGCTGAATATTGTGCAATCTGTTACTTTCAATGATGATGAGGATGCATTAATCTGGAAGCTGGAGGCGGGTGGTGCTTATTCTGTTAGATCTATGTATGCCATGGTCAATTTTAGGGGCATTAGCCCAGTTCATATTCCTGACATTTGGAAAATTCATGTCCCTCCCAATATCCACATTTTTTATGGCTGCTTGCTCATAATAAAATTTTGGTTAGGGAGAACCTTGCTAAGAGACAAAATTTAAATGATTTGACTTGCTTGTTCTGCTCTGATGGTGAGAATATAAATCACATATTCTTTAAATGTGTGGTAGCCATGGAAATTTGGAGAAACATCCATTTCATTTTAGGTTACTCACATATGCCTGCCCTGAATAAAGTGGCAGAAATGTGGAGTAGACATAATAACTTGCAAGCTGAAAATCTGGTTATTTCAGCTACTCTCTGGGCTATCTGGAGATGCAGAAATGACCTATGTTTTAACAACACAATTTGGATGGGTGTGCAGGTGGTTCTGAGAAAGATTGCAGGATACTGCAGCATCTGGAAGATCCTGTACAAAGAGGTGGCAAGAGAGCGCGTGGAGGAGATTACTGTAGCTATCTGGGAGGCTGCAAGAAAACCACCGATGCTGCTAGATAGAGTTTTCCGAAGAAACCTGCTAGTGGAGGAAGGCCTCCTAGGGATAAGAGACATAGGGCTAAAGAGAGAGCCAAAAAAGGATCTTTCGTGTATAATCCTGCATAATCTCGAATGTTATCAGTTCCGGTAGTAGACCAAATAATACAATGCAAGCAAAAGTTCCTAGATTCATGGAGATATAGAATAACGGGTCCCATCTCTCTCCAAACCTAACGTGGTAGTTTCCCATCATAAGGCTTTCCATCTATAGATTGAGCCATTACCCACCAAGGATCCCATTCGTTCAGAACTCAGTCGACTGCTTCTATAGATAAGGCGGAACGTCCTTAGTTCAGCATTATAGCACAGAGCCAGGCTGAAGAGGAATGAACTGTGGCTGCAATACTCCATGCAGAAGATGGGAGGCTGGATGGACATGGGTTTTTAAACCTGGTGTCCCTACTGTGGTTTGGAGGGTGGCCAGTCCGTTTTTCTGTTAATGAACCTTTTCTTGCCTGGTAGTCTTCAACTGTCTTAGTGTTTTCATAAAAAGTCTTGGGATGTTTGTGCCGAAGAGATGTTTCAATCTTCTCCCGCGGTTTGTAACTGATTTTGCACTCTGTGGTTTCGTTTTCTTAATGGAAATGGAGCCGGGGCAAGAGCCCTTTTCATCTAAAAAAAGTCACAGCAGCACTACGacaacctcgacgtcgatgagaagCAGCTCGACGACCGACAGTTCGACGAGCTGTGTTAGCGATATGGGCCCTCTCATCTTTCTGGCTGCCGCCAGCGGGTGGTCGCCGCGCCGGCCGTTGCTCAGAAGACGATCCTCGAGATCCGTTTCGACAAGGGCTACCCGGAGTTCTCCGACGAACTAGTGTCTCTCGATTGAACGAAATTAGGATGTCAACGGAAGTTACAGTCCATAGGAATTAATTAAAAGTTGCAATTGGAGTTTATGATTTGTGGAATTATAAAGAACTCAGAAAttatttcaaaaacgtttttgtactCAATTTTAAAAGTCACCGTGTTTTCATTAGTTGAAATTGTCCCCCTCTTTTTTATCAAAAGGATAAGCTGTATTATGTGATGTTGATCTACATTCAAAAAATCCTTTCGAGGGGGTCTACCAAAGCATACTTCTTTTCAAAACATCAATTGGTCATTCTTTCTGTCAAATGTACTAGTATGAATTTTGCTACAAAACCATCTTACGCAACAGATTAATATTTTGGTGTGGCCATTAAGCGTTGATACTCCTGACATTAGTGGTGTTGCGGAACAACAACAAACACATTTGTTGTCCGTACACAATGGTCAGTTCGAATTCCGGCTTTGTATGTATACTACCTTTACACTTGAAGATTTAACAAACGCCACAATAGCGTTATTTAGTGATACTGAACTTTCTTCTGAATAATCCTATCTGGTCAACATcataatcaattgttgtgtccttATGGTTTATCATGCCATGCAACTAATCCATTTGATCTCTTTAGTTGTGGTGTATGTCATGCCTTGTATGTAGCACATGGAGTTTCATGCTTCGGTTACATCGATCTTGATAACTCAATCACAACTCCAACAGAATAGTCtatctctgtaaagaaatataagagcataaaGAGATAGTAGTACACAATAATAAAAGACAatcaagttttttttttgaattNNNNNNNNNNNNNNNNNNNNNNNNNNNNNNNNNNNNNNNNNNNNNNNNNNNNNNNNNNNNNNNNNNNNNNNNNNNNNNNNNNNNNNNNNNNNNNNNNNNNNNNNNNNNNNNNNNNNNNNNNNNNNNNNNNNNNNNNNNNNNNNNNNNNNNNNNNNNNNNNNNNNNNNNNNNNNNNNNNNNNNNNNNNNNNNNNNNNNNNNNNNNNNNNNNNNNNNNNNNNNNNNNNNNNNNNNNNNTACAGAGAGAGAGAGCTTTTACAGACAAGACAAGATAAACATGGGCCCGAGTGGGGGGGGGGGACAAACCACCCGAGTGGGGGGGACAAGCCTAGTTTGCTAGGGCCACAAGCCAGGAGTCGACATGAGCCCGGTGGTCTTGTTTCAAACGCACACGCCACAGATCGGCATCCTCTCTACAGCACTGACGGGCCCTGGCCAAGGACGGCACCAACCGCTGGAAGACCATGGCGTTGCGATGCTTCCATAGCTGCCAGCAGCACAGCATCACAAATTCCCTTTCAGAGGCGACCACATTTCTTGCCGCCCTAGCTAGGGCGTTCAGGTTGGCAGTCGATGCCCCGTCCACGCACACCCCCACTTTGTGCCAGAAACCTGCCGCGAACGGGCAGGCAAACATCAGGTGGTCTGCAGTCTCGAGTACTACATGGCACAGGGGCAGCCAGCCTCATCGGCAGCAAGGATGCTCTTTCGAAGCAGGACGTCCCGCGTGTGGATGCGTCTCTGAACCAGCAGCCAGCAGAACACTTTGACTCTGGACGGCACTCGCGCGCCCCAGATCATAGCGGCGAAGGGGACGGTGACCCCGCCGAACCTCAAGAGGGCGTAGACCGAACTGGAGGACAACCCGTCCGCGCGCGCCCGAGCGTGGATCAGCCGACGCTCATCGGTGCCTTCACGGCGCGGCGCCTCGCCCAGCAGCCTCTGAACCTCCCGCAGTTCGCGCACACCCATGCCCGTGCGCCTTGGGACCAGAAAGCTAGTAAGCCCGTCCCGCCTCACCTGCCACACTGTGACCTCGACCTCGACAGCGTGCGAGAGGAGAGCGGGGAAGGCCGAGGCGATTGCACCACAGGGAAGCCAGCAGTCCCACCAGAAGGAGCAGCACCTGCCATCCCCTACGTCCACCCTTGTGAGGGATCGGTAGAGCGGTAGCAGCTTGACGATGGAGGCCCGGTGCTCGCCCAGCGCCCGCTCGCCGCGCGAGAGGAGAGAGTGACCGGTCGCGCCAGCCCAGACCCACGACGCCCATCTCGGCCGCGGCGAGGCATGCAGCCGGTGTATCATCTTGAGAAGGAGACACTCATTTTGGGTGGCCAGGTCACGCACCCCCAGGCCACCTTCGGCTTTAGCGCGGCAGACCTGCCGCCACGCGACCAGGCATTGGGCACCGGAAACCCGTTCAGCGACGTTCCAGAGGAATAAGCGACGGAGCCCATCCAGAGCATGGATGACAGCAGGCGGCAGGAGAAGCGCCGCCATGGCATAGGTTGGCAGGGCGTCGAGGACGGCGTTGATGAGGACGAGCCGCCCAGCTGGCGAGAGAAGGCGAGCAGCCCAACCGGCAAGGTATTTATCCACCTTCGCGATCATGGGCAAGAAGTCGGCGAAGCGCAGTTTTTCCCACGACAGAGGCAGGCCCAAGTACGACTGTGGGAACACGCCGGCGGCGCACCCCAAGGCGGCCACCACCTGCTCCACAACGTCGGCATCGGCATGCATAGGGACGAGGGTGCTTTtggcgaagttgatcaccagcccgGTGGCCTCTGCGAACTGGTCCAGAAGCAGCTTTAGGCGCGCCGCCCCCCGCCCACACGCCCTCATGATAATCAGGGTGTCGTCGGCGTACTGAAGCACCACCGCCGGGGCGTCCGGCAGCAGGGGGTGGCGCAGCTCATCGTCGTGGCGGATGAGACGTTGAAGGACGTCGGCGACGATGATGAAGAGGTAGGGGGAAATGGGATCCCCCTGCCGTAGGCCACAGCCTACCTGGAACCACCTCCCAGACAATCGAGTTTAATGTCTAATGATATTAATATACTGCTCTTTATCAGGGAAATGAAAAAAATTAGTGAGTGAGGGTTATGGGCTCACCTGTACAGCGAATCAACGACAATGTGCAATGGATATCGTGCATGCCGACGGCGAGTGACGCGAGCAACATCACTATGGGGCCTATAAAAACTTGAGGACCATCGAAACTGACGTGACCACATAGCTGCACGGAACGAACCATGGCTGCCGCCTCATGAACGTCTCTGAAATACAGGCAATTCTTGTAAAATTGTCATGGTAACTTTAGATCATATTGCATGGCAATTCGAGCGTTTGCTAGGAAAACACTCCCAGGGAATGTTCCCCAGATATTGCGGTCCATTCAAAATCTGGTTTTATATAGACATATGTTATGTGACTTCAACTGTTTTCTGTTGTCTGGCCTGAAGCAAATGTACATCAATTGTATGAGAATACAGTGCTAGCTTGTGTTTTCTGAATCTAAGACTCTAGTAAGTACCAACTTGTAGCAGATTGATTTGCCCACAAACTATCCTTagggtagccaaaaaagaggtctaAATTTTGGAACCTTCTCACTGATGCTACCAACTAGTCGAAAGTGCTTTCCTTAATACAACAGCTTATGCCTCTGACAACTCCAGATCCAGCATTAGTCAGTCAATGCGCACAGTAAGAAACGAATCCAGCACTGCTGCACACTTCTACCATCATCTCAGCGGGTGGGCGCCGGTTATCACACAGGTTGATGAGGTCCATGAGGGTGGCGTGGAGCACCTCCAGGGACAGGTACCCCAGGAACCTGCACTTCTCCGCCCAGGGGTCGTCCACCGCTGGCACCTTCCCGTCCTCCTCCGCCGGGTGGTCCACCGTCAGGTACCACGACACGCACCCATAAGCATCGTCCGGGTCGACTTGCGCCACCAGGCCCAGCGTCGTGTCGCCGTGGTCCAGGTCAAAGTAGAGGCCTAAAAAGTCCCTCGTCACACTCACCCCCAGGACCTGCGCCTCCTCGTGGAGCCAGTTTATCACCTGGCTCGCCACCTGCAGACACATACATATATGTGCAGATGATGTGCTCTGTACACTATCATGATGAAGTAGATCTTGAAGCAACACTCCTATTGTAAAATGGAAGCATGGCAAAGATCCTAAAATGTATCAGCATATGTATTCTCTgcagtctgccctgaagccatactGGAACTCAACACTTTCTACTAGTCAGACAAACTTGCATGGAGTGCAGGGACTGAACAATAAACATTGCAGCCAATCACAGGGCACTTGCATTTACTAAATTTGATCATGGTATGATCAAGTGGTTCATGCGCTTTCCAGGCACAAATGGTGCTTCACCCTTCTGAATCATAAATACTCCCAACAGTAGTAACATTGGTAAACTAATCTAGCCATGATAGAAGGATAATAACTCAAGAAGCTTCATCACAAGTTTACCTGCTGCAGAACCATCGTTGGGAGGTCCTCCAAGTCACAGCTGTAACTGTTTATCAGATACCCATCCGAGGGCTTCCTGGTCAATGATCCAGCAATGCTCGGAGAACCTTCGCCCAACAAACTTATCTGGCCATCCTTCAAGACAATCTTCATGTTGAACTGTGTCCTGGAAGATTTGTATTCAGGCTCACCATTGTCCGAAGGCTTCATGAGCCGGTCAGCAGCCAAAATAGGCTGCGGGACGCTTAGGCAGATAGACCAGGAAGAAGTTCGGGAATGCCATGTAGGAAGGGACTGCAGATGGAGATACGGAACCCTGCTAACCTGCACTAGTAAAAAGGAAGTTAGATACACCAGTCTATACCCATGGTATATATACTGCTGCATTGACGAACAGAAAAAAAAATAGTAGTTATACCACACACTCCAGCTCCAGCTGcactttatttgaaaatattttatgaGCAACTGTCATGCAGAAATGGCCTAGCGAGCCACACTCGTCACCTGCAGGCTCTGCAGTGTGAGCAGGACTCTGGTAGCGAACAATATTACGATATTTCTCCCTGACTTTCTTAAGAATGTTGTCATGGAACATATGTAGCAGGTAAATCTCCAGACTTTTCGGGTTAAGAAACCCTGAGGGGTTGCTTTTTAAAGGCTCCTGCTTCCCATTGGTGGTGGCTAACACAAGATTCGCCTCTGAATTAGTGTGCTCTTCATGGCCTGCCATTTCCGAGTCACTGTCCTGTCCAGAATTCGCAAGCGAAAGGCACAACAAGTTTTCCTGGCCAATGGCTAATTGGAGAAAATCCTCGCGCATTCCAGTTACGTTGACTCCTTGAGTTTGGACAAATGTCTCACGGATCATCATATCAAATACCTACAAAGGCATACACTTAGCTAAGCACAAGGTAGTATGGTAGATAAAGAATGACGAACGGAGAGGGCAAAATTTGTCACAGCAATAAATTTTCATGGAACTCTAGTTGGTCAAAAAGACAGGTATTTAATAATCAAAAGCATTTAGACAACCTGCTCCTCAAATATTGACTTGTGGATATTGCGAAG
It contains:
- the LOC119337990 gene encoding mediator of RNA polymerase II transcription subunit 17-like yields the protein MAAMGDDLRLDLDKLPIKRLEAIDEAGNEHYPPDGSSEEQRLAARVDFSWVVERDAKKAKKAAAEDVAHKAWPWQGLHDSLQLAQQELTVVLDLISTVEANDTVAFAAISKPKPLVDEVLVDMALSAATKLQRLRHLGRYFKQSAKTMEQQFQKEAKFYGSLIRLQQNWKVKRQRGNAPGSNSFMFDVVDTSQLDTEVMPRLSSLSFVPIDQDSSGTLSVQVPQKSCRFLSLQFRGDSASGVESYTCKTKGVSSTTSSAAEDDASENDDVNKSVKQAHSILRNIHKSIFEEQVFDMMIRETFVQTQGVNVTGMREDFLQLAIGQENLLCLSLANSGQDSDSEMAGHEEHTNSEANLVLATTNGKQEPLKSNPSGFLNPKSLEIYLLHMFHDNILKKVREKYRNIVRYQSPAHTAEPAGDECGSLGHFCMTVAHKIFSNKVQLELECVVSRVPYLHLQSLPTWHSRTSSWSICLSVPQPILAADRLMKPSDNGEPEYKSSRTQFNMKIVLKDGQISLLGEGSPSIAGSLTRKPSDGYLINSYSCDLEDLPTMVLQQVASQVINWLHEEAQVLGVSVTRDFLGLYFDLDHGDTTLGLVAQVDPDDAYGCVSWYLTVDHPAEEDGKVPAVDDPWAEKCRFLGYLSLEVLHATLMDLINLCDNRRPPAEMMVEVCSSAGFVSYCAH